In the Populus trichocarpa isolate Nisqually-1 chromosome 1, P.trichocarpa_v4.1, whole genome shotgun sequence genome, one interval contains:
- the LOC7491435 gene encoding glycine--tRNA ligase, mitochondrial 1 translates to MAASEYSLRRALVEKQSSIESQGNAVRALKASNAVKADVDEAIEKLNALKLEKSSIEKQLQAAVSGNPDGSVNKEAFRQAVVNTLERRLFFIPSFKIYRGVAGLYDYGPPGCAVKSNVLAFWRQHFVLEENMLEVDCPCVTPEVVLKASGHVDKFTDLMVKDEKTGTCYRADHLLKDFCNEKIQKDLSISAEKAAELKHVLAVLDDLSAEELGAKIKEYGITAPDTKNPLSDPYPFNLMFQTSIGPSGLSPGYMRPETAQGIFVNFKDLYYYNGNKLPFAAAQIGQAFRNEISPRQGLLRVREFTLAEIEHFVDPEDKSHPKYSEVADLEFLMFPREQQVSGQSAKKIRLGEAVSKGIVNNETLGYFIGRVYLFLTHLGIDKDRLRFRQHLANEMAHYAADCWDAEIESSYGWIECVGIADRSAYDLRAHTDKSGVPLVAHEKFSEPKEVEKLVIAPVKKELGLSFKGNQKKVVEALEAMNEKEALDMKSSLETKGEVEFYVCTLGENVTIKKSMVSISKEKKKEHQRTFTPSVIEPSFGIGRIIYCLYEHSFYMRSSKAGDEQQNVFRFPPLVAPIKCTVFPLVQNQQYEDVAKIISKSLTAAGISHKIDITGTSIGKRYARTDELGVPFAITVDSTSSVTIRERDSKDQIRVNVEEAASVVKSVTDGHTTWADAWANFPHHSSGSVED, encoded by the exons ATGGCCGCCTCCGAGTATTCCCTCCGCCGCGCTCTCGTCGAGAAACAATCCTCAATCGAATCTCAAGGAAACGCTGTCCGTGCACTCAAAGCCTCTAATGCTGTAAAGGCTGATGTCGATGAGGCAATTGAAAAACTGAACGCCTTGAAATTAGAGAAGTCTTCGATTGAGAAACAACTTCAAGCCGCCGTTAGTGGTAATCCTGATGGTTCTGTTAATAAGGAAGCATTCCGTCAAGCTGTGGTTAATACACTTGAACGGAGGTTGTTTTTTATCCCTTCTTTTAAGATTTATCGTGGTGTTGCTGGGCTTTATGATTATGGTCCTCCTGGTTGCGCCGTCAAGTCCAATGTTCTTGCCTTTTGGCGCCAG CATTTCGTTCTCGAGGAGAATATGTTGGAGGTTGACTGCCCATGTGTGACGCCCGAGGTTGTTCTCAAAGCATCTGGTCATGTGGATAAATTCACGGACCTTATGGTTAAGGATGAGAAAACTGGGACTTGCTATCGGGCGGACCACTTGCTTAAGGACTTCTGTAACGAGAAGATTCAGAAAGATCTTAGCATAAGTGCAGAGAAGGCTGCAGAATTGAAACATGTACTTGCTGTCCTGGATGATCTCTCTGCTGAAGAGCTGGGTGCGAAAATCAAGGAGTATGGTATTACAGCTCCAGACACAAAGAATCCACTTTCTGATCCTTATCCATTCAACCTGATGTTTCAAACATCAATCGGTCCTTCTGGTTTGAGCCCTGG gTATATGCGCCCTGAAACAGCTCAGGGCATATTTGTTAACTTTAAGGACTTGTACTATTACAATGGGAACAAGCTACCCTTTGCTGCTGCTCAAATTGGCCAGGCTTTCAGAAATGag ATTTCTCCCCGCCAAGGTCTTTTAAGAGTTCGTGAATTCACATTAGCAGAGATTGAGCACTTTGTTGATCCTGAGGACAAATCTCACCCAAAATACTCTGAAGTTGCAGATCTTGAATTTTTGATGTTCCCAAGAGAACAACAAGTCTCTGGCCAATCTGCAAAGAAAATTCGCCTTGGTGAAGCTGTTTCTAAG GGAATTGTCAACAATGAAACTCTTGGCTATTTCATTGGGAGAGTGTATCTTTTTCTAACTCATCTTGGTATAGACAAAGACCGATTGCGATTCCGGCAACATCTTGCAAATGAAATGGCCCACTATGCTGCAGACTGTTGGGATGCTGAGATTGAGTCTTCATATGGTTGGATTGAATGTGTTGGTATTGCAGATAGATCTGCATATGACTTGCGTGCTCACACG GACAAAAGTGGAGTTCCTCTTGTGGCCCATGAAAAATTTTCAGAACCTAAGGAAGTGGAG AAATTGGTTATAGCACCAGTGAAGAAAGAGCTGGGGCTTTCTTTCAAGGGCAACCAAAAAAAAGTGGTTGAAGCTTTGGAG GCAATGAATGAAAAGGAAGCTTTGGACATGAAGTCCTCTCTGGAAACCAAAGGGGAGGTAGAATTTTATGTCTGCACTCTTGGGGAAAATGTGACAATTAAAAAGAGCATGGTATCAATttcaaaggagaagaagaaggaacaCCAGAGAACTTTCACACCATCAGTAATTGAGCCATCTTTTGGCATTGGCCGTATAATCTACTGTCTCTATGAACACTCTTTCTACATGAGGTCCAGTAAAGCCGGGGATGAGCAGCAGAATGTTTTCCGTTTCCCTCCTCTTGTGGCACCTATAAAGTGCACTGTTTTTCCTCTCGTCCAGAATCAGCAGTATGAGGATGTTGCCAAAATCATTTCTAAGTCATTGACTGCTGCTGGAATCTCTCATAAGATTGATATTACAG GCACCTCAATTGGTAAACGATATGCAAGAACAGATGAACTGGGTGTCCCCTTTGCAATAACTGTTGATTCAACATCCTCAGTGACAATCAGAGAGAGGGATAGCAAGGATCAAATCCGTGTTAATGTGGAAGAAGCAGCATCAGTTGTGAAGTCGGTAACTGATGGACACACGACGTGGGCCGATGCGTGGGCAAATTTCCCCCACCACTCCTCTGGATCTGTAGAGGATTAG